The following proteins are encoded in a genomic region of Streptomyces lunaelactis:
- the pyrF gene encoding orotidine-5'-phosphate decarboxylase produces the protein MSPLEPFGARLRHAMDTRGPLCVGIDPHASLLTAWGLNDDIAGLERFTRTVVEALADRVAVLKPQSAFFERFGSRGIAVLEKSVAEAREAGALVLMDAKRGDIGSTMGAYAATYLDKDSPLFSDAVTVSPYLGFGSLRPALDAAAASGAGVFVLALTSNPEGAEVQRSTTADGRSLAQLMLDHMAAENAGAEPLGSVGAVVGATLGDVGVNLDINGPLLAPGIGAQGATPADLPGVFGQAVGNVVPSVSRGVLRHGPDVAALRESATRFADEVRSAVAGR, from the coding sequence ATGAGCCCCCTGGAGCCCTTCGGCGCACGTCTGCGCCACGCCATGGACACCCGTGGCCCGCTCTGCGTCGGCATCGACCCGCACGCCTCGCTCCTGACGGCCTGGGGCCTGAACGACGACATCGCCGGCCTCGAGCGCTTCACCCGTACGGTCGTGGAGGCGCTGGCCGACCGGGTCGCCGTCCTCAAGCCGCAGTCGGCGTTCTTCGAGCGCTTCGGCTCGCGCGGCATCGCCGTACTGGAGAAGTCGGTGGCGGAGGCGAGGGAGGCGGGCGCGCTGGTCCTGATGGACGCCAAGCGCGGCGACATCGGCTCCACGATGGGCGCGTACGCCGCGACCTACCTCGACAAGGACTCGCCGCTCTTCTCGGACGCGGTGACCGTCTCCCCGTACCTCGGCTTCGGCTCGCTGCGCCCGGCCCTGGACGCGGCCGCCGCCTCCGGCGCCGGTGTCTTCGTCCTCGCCCTCACCTCCAACCCGGAGGGCGCGGAGGTCCAGCGCTCCACGACCGCGGACGGCCGGTCCCTCGCCCAGCTGATGCTCGACCACATGGCGGCGGAGAACGCGGGCGCGGAGCCGCTCGGCTCGGTCGGCGCGGTCGTCGGCGCCACGCTCGGCGACGTGGGTGTGAACCTGGACATCAACGGTCCGCTGCTCGCCCCGGGCATCGGTGCTCAGGGCGCGACGCCCGCGGACCTTCCGGGGGTCTTCGGCCAGGCGGTCGGCAATGTTGTCCCGAGCGTGAGCCGGGGTGTGCTGCGGCACGGCCCGGACGTGGCGGCCCTGCGCGAGTCGGCGACGCGTTTCGCGGACGAGGTGCGGTCGGCGGTCGCGGGTCGATAG